A segment of the Planctomycetota bacterium genome:
GTCACCCTCGGCATCCGCAGGCCGCGCAAGCTGCCCGACCTCAAGGACGCGCCCAAGGCCAAGAACGGCGAGGAGTTCGAGGTCACGATGGTGCGAGGCGAGGTCACGCGGCCGGTCATCGAGTCGCGCCTCCTCGAGCCCGCCATCGGCTACCTGAGCCTGGGCGACTTCCCCGACGGCGCGAGCGAAAGGGTGGCCGACGGCCTGGCCGGCCTGCGCGCCAAGGGCGCACGCGGCTTCGTCTTCGACCTGCGCAACAACGACGGCGGCTTCCTCGACGAGGCCGTGCGCATCGCCGACCTCTTCCTCGCCGACGGCGTCATCGTTTCCACCCAGAACCGCAACCCCGACGAGAACCGAACCTACCACGCCACCCCCGGCGGCACGGCCGAGAACCTGCCATTCGTGGTGCTGGTGAACGCCTTCAGCGCCAGCGCCGCCGAAGTGCTCGCCGGCTGCCTCCAGGATCGCGGCCGTGCGAAACTCGTCGGCACCAGAACCTACGGCAAGGGGGCCGTCAGCAAGCGCTTCCCCCTCGGCGACGGCTCGGGTATCCTCCTGAGCACAGGCAAGTACATCCTCCCCAAGGGGCGCTCTATCGAGGGCACCGGGCTGGAGCCCGACCTCGTCGTCCAGCCCCTGCCTCCCGACGAGCGCGAGAAACTTCGCAAGACCCTCGAGCCGGGAGCCAGGCTACCAGACCCGCAACTCGACGCCGCCGTGAAGCTCCTGCGCGAGCAACTGGGCGAAGCGCCGCACGAGCCTCCCGTCCCGGCAGCCTCCGCCCCATAGACCCGCTCGTCACCCGCCGGCTGGACGCCCGCACCGCGGCCTCGGGCACTACGCGCCCGCCCCCGAATACTGCGCGGCACAGGCCGCCCGAAAGCGCCCGTACTTGTCATCGAGGTACGCTCGCAAGTCCGGCCGCGGCGTGAAGCTCCGCTCGAACCAGACCATGCGCCGAACCGCCTCACTGAGGGAACCCATCGCCGAGGCTGCCGCGAGAAGGGCCGCCCCCTTGGCCGAATGGGCATCCGCGGCGACCCGCAACGGGCGGCCGAGCACGTCGGCACGGAGTTGGAGCCAGACGCCGCTCGCCACGGCACCCCCTGAGGCGAAGAGGGGGTCGCAGACCGGCGCACCCAGCCCGGCCAGGATGTCATAGCCCCATCGCTCGACGAAGGCCACGGCCTCGAGATGCGCGGCATAAAGCTCCGCCTTGCTGCGCGCCTTGCCCTGCACGAAGCCCCGGGCGTCGGGGTCCACGAAGGGGAAGCGCTCGCCGCGTCGCGCGAGCGGATAGAGGAGGAGCGGGTTCGGCAGGTGAGCGCTCACCTTCGCGTCGAGAGCGGCGAGTCGGCTGCCCTTGAACCTCGCCTCGAGGCATTCGCCGCCGACGTTCGAGGCCGCGCCCGGCAGCCAATGCCCTTCGGGGTGTGCGTGGGAGTAGACGCGCCCAAGGGGGTCGCGCAGCAGGGTGCGGCTGACGCCGCGCAGCACGAGCGTGGTGCCCAGGGTCGAGCACCACTGGCCCACGTCGCAGGCGCCCGAGGCCAGGAAGCCGGCCGTGCCATCGGTTGCTCCCGCCACGGCGATGGCCAGGCGCGATAGCCCGGTCTTGTCGGCGGCCTGGGTGGTCAGCCGCGCGATCGGCTCCCCGGGCCGCACCACACGGGGCAGCTTGCCCAGCGGCACCCCCAGGTCGGCGAAGAAGGCGGGCCACCGGCCGTCGGCTACGTCGTAGCCCGTCTTGAGCACATTCGAGGTGTCGCTGACATCGTAGTGGCCGGTCAGGCGGCCCACCAGAAAATCGGCCGCATGGCAGATTCGGGCCGCTGCGGCGAACTTGCCCGGTCGGTGGCGCGCGAGCCAGAGAATCTTGGGCAGCGCAAAGCTGGCCGAGAAGCGCGAGCCGAACTTCTCGGTGTAGACCCTGGCGGTCTCGTTGATCTCCTGGGCCTCGTCGGCGGCCCGGCTGTCGCTGTACATGATGGCGGGTAGCAGCGGCTTGCCCGCGGCGTCGGCCAGCAGCACGGTGCCCGACGTGGAGCTGACCGCGATGCGCCCGAGGGCGTCGCGCCCGTACCCGGCGGCGCTGGCCTGCGCCGAGACGGCTTGTAGGCACTTGACGGCGGCGCGCCACCAGTCCTCCGGCTGCTGCTCGTGCCAGCCGGGCTTCGGCTCGCGCGGCCTGCGGGCGAAGGGCACGCTGGCCTCGGCCGCCACTCGGCCGTCGGCGGCGCAGGCCACGGCCCGCGCCCCCTGAGTTCCCACGTCGAGTCCGATGAACAGCTCCCCTGTCATGGCGGCCCCCCAACGGGCGATTGCCGAAAGGCATCCCTCAGCAGCGGATACAAGGAGCGGAAGAAGGCGTAGCGTTCGTCGTAGCGGGCCACGTTCTCGGCGATTGGGCCGACCATGCGGCCCACGCGGGCGATCCGGGCCGTGGCCTCCTGAAGGCTGGGAAAGACCCCCGTGCCCAGCCCGGCCAGGATGGCGGCGCCGCAGGCCGCGGGCTCGGCCGTCTGCACGGGCGCGAGCGATGCGCCCAGGACATCGGCCAGGACTTGCTGCCACACGAGGCTCTGCGCGCCGCCGCCGGCCGCGATGATCTGCCGGGCCGAGATTCCGATGGAGCGGAAGATCTCGAGCGAGTCGCGCAGGGCGAAGGCCACGCCCTCCATCACGGCGCGCACGAGGTGGCTGCGCTCGTGGCGGAGCGCCAGCCCGAAGAACACGCCCCGGGCGTGCGGGTCCATGTGCGGCGTGCGCTCGCCCAGGAGGTACGGCAGGAAGACCAGCCCTTCGGCCCCCGGCTCCGCCTGGGCGGCTGCCTCGGAGAACGCCGCATAGTCGAGGCCCAGGCCTCCGAAAACGCGGTCGCGCAGCCACCGCAGGCACAGCCCGGCGCTGAGCATGGCGCCCATGATGAACCAACGCCCCGGGGCCGCGTGGCAGAAGGTGTGGGTGCGAAGCTCGGGGTCATGGGATGGCTGGGCCAGCGGGGTGAAGAGCTGGCCGCCGGTGCCGATGGTGGCCAGGAGCGTGCCCGGCTCGATCACGCCGTTGCCCACGGCGCTCACGGGCTGGTCGCCCCCACCCGCCACCACGCACGCGTGAAGGGGGATGCCCGTGTCGCGGGAGGCGTGCCGCGTCACGGTGCCGCAGACCTCGTGTGACTCGCACACGCGCGGTAGCAGGTCGAGGCTCACGCCCACGGCTTGGGCCATCTCGGGCGACCAGCGTCGCCCGGCCACGTCGAAGAGCAGCGTGCTGGCGGCGTCGGTGACGTCGGTGCCCACGTGGCGGGTGAGGCGCAGGCGAATGTAGTCCTTGGGCAGCAACAGGGCGGCCGCGCGCTCGAGTGTCTCGGGCTCGTGACGGTGGAGCCAGCGAACCGTGGCGGCCATGAAGCCCGTGGCGATGGGATTGCCCGTGAGGCGGGCCAGGCGCTCGCGTCCCAGCTCGGCCACCAGTTCCGCCACTTCGGCGCCGCTGCGCCCGTCGGCCCAGATGATCGCGGGGCGGATGGGGAGCCCTTCGCGGTCAATGCATACGGTGCCGTGCATCTGGCCCGAGAGGCCCACGCCGGCGATCTCGGCCGCGGCAACACCGGCGCGGGCGATGGCCTCCTGCGTGGTCTGACACGTGGCGCGCCACCAGGCCTGCGGTTCCTGTTCGGCCCAGCCGACACGCGGCGTGAGGATCGGGTACTCCGCCTGGGCGACCGAACGAACGCGTCCCTCGTCGTCGAGGATGGCGCTCTTGACGCTCTGCGTGCCCAGGTCAATGCCGAGGAGAAAGGGCATGTGGGGCCTCCTGAGGCTCGTGCCGCTGTTACGCTATCGCAAGGCAAGCGAAAGATCAAGCGGCTTGAAGCCCGGGGGCCATCGGAATATAATCCGCTGCGGTCACAGTGGCCGCGGAGACGGGCTCGTGCACGTTGCCTGGCTGATGACTCTGGCGCTGGCCGCGACGCTCGCGGAGCCGCCCCCCGAAAGGCCGGAAGCCGAGTCCCCGGCTCCGTTCGCAGGGCTGCACATCCTCGTGCGCCTGGCGGACGATTTCCTCACGGGCCACGACCTGCGGTATGAGGGCGGGCTGTTCCGCCTGCGGCAGCGCGAGGGCGACGTGGCATTCGCCGAGGAGAGGGTGTTGCAGGTCCAGTTCGTGGACCCTCGTCGCGACGAGTTTCGGGATCCCGTCGGGCTGGCGATCCACGTGGCCCATTTGCGGCGCGGCGCGCCGCTGAAACGTCTGCTGCTCCAGCGCTTCGGCGAGGGGGTGCTCTTGCGGCCCGAGGACCCGTTGGCCGAGACGTTTCACCGGCTGGTGCCGAAGATGTGGCATCCGGACCTGGCGGCGCTGCTGTGCGCCGAGGCGGCGCGGCGCTGTTTCCTCGACCGGCGGCCGAAGGATGCCGTGATGCTCTTCGAGGCGGCGGCCGCGGCCGAGAAGGCGCGGCCCGACCATGCCTTCGTCTATGGCCTCATGCGCGTGGCAGCGCTCGCTGACTTCGCGCGGCCCGACGAGGTGCAGGCCGCCGTCCGCCAACTGGACGCGGCCTACCCGGAGCACCGAAGGGAGATCTTCAGATTCGGTCTGGCCCTGCGCGAGGAACTGCCCGACCGCCCCGGCCCCCCCAGGATGCTCAAGGGCCTCAAGTAGCGGCCCCTCAGAGCCAGGCTTCGATCAGAGCGTCATCGCCCACACGCCGCACAGACCAGTCTCGAGCCTCGAGCGCCTGTGCGACGGTGACCACGCCGTCGCCCTCAACTGGGGTGCGGGCGTCGCGTCCGCCGATCACCTTGGGGGCCACGAAGGCGAGCACCTTGTCTACCACGCCGGCGGCGAGTGCCGCGGCGCACAGCTCGCCGCCCCCCTCCAGGAGCACGTGGGTCATGCGGCGCAGGCCGAGCTCGGCCATCAGGGCGCGCAGGCTCACGCCGCCGCGCTGGGCGGGGAGGACGAGAATCTCCGCGCCCTTGGCCGCCAGGGCGGCGCGCCGCTCGCGTGGCGCCGCCTCGGTGGTGGCCACAATGAGCGGCGCCTCGCCGATGGTCTGCACAAGTTGGCTATAGATCGGCAGGCGGGCCTGGTCGTCGGCGACGATGCGAGCCGGCACGCGCGCGC
Coding sequences within it:
- a CDS encoding S41 family peptidase, yielding MAEPSKTPASPPPPQHLPFLTVVLLLLIALHAFQGPIRSWVSGRYRALAVFGRALDVCLEEYVEPRPASELVHSAVEGMIEGLRDRHSAYLSPPVHRRLQENETDKYAGLGVVIGLTKDERLVINQVFDDSPAARAGLRAGDIILYAIEHDPNGLREPVKRDFSTVKNLNRTSNILRGERGSKVTLGIRRPRKLPDLKDAPKAKNGEEFEVTMVRGEVTRPVIESRLLEPAIGYLSLGDFPDGASERVADGLAGLRAKGARGFVFDLRNNDGGFLDEAVRIADLFLADGVIVSTQNRNPDENRTYHATPGGTAENLPFVVLVNAFSASAAEVLAGCLQDRGRAKLVGTRTYGKGAVSKRFPLGDGSGILLSTGKYILPKGRSIEGTGLEPDLVVQPLPPDEREKLRKTLEPGARLPDPQLDAAVKLLREQLGEAPHEPPVPAASAP
- a CDS encoding FGGY-family carbohydrate kinase, with protein sequence MTGELFIGLDVGTQGARAVACAADGRVAAEASVPFARRPREPKPGWHEQQPEDWWRAAVKCLQAVSAQASAAGYGRDALGRIAVSSTSGTVLLADAAGKPLLPAIMYSDSRAADEAQEINETARVYTEKFGSRFSASFALPKILWLARHRPGKFAAAARICHAADFLVGRLTGHYDVSDTSNVLKTGYDVADGRWPAFFADLGVPLGKLPRVVRPGEPIARLTTQAADKTGLSRLAIAVAGATDGTAGFLASGACDVGQWCSTLGTTLVLRGVSRTLLRDPLGRVYSHAHPEGHWLPGAASNVGGECLEARFKGSRLAALDAKVSAHLPNPLLLYPLARRGERFPFVDPDARGFVQGKARSKAELYAAHLEAVAFVERWGYDILAGLGAPVCDPLFASGGAVASGVWLQLRADVLGRPLRVAADAHSAKGAALLAAASAMGSLSEAVRRMVWFERSFTPRPDLRAYLDDKYGRFRAACAAQYSGAGA
- the xylB gene encoding xylulokinase; this translates as MPFLLGIDLGTQSVKSAILDDEGRVRSVAQAEYPILTPRVGWAEQEPQAWWRATCQTTQEAIARAGVAAAEIAGVGLSGQMHGTVCIDREGLPIRPAIIWADGRSGAEVAELVAELGRERLARLTGNPIATGFMAATVRWLHRHEPETLERAAALLLPKDYIRLRLTRHVGTDVTDAASTLLFDVAGRRWSPEMAQAVGVSLDLLPRVCESHEVCGTVTRHASRDTGIPLHACVVAGGGDQPVSAVGNGVIEPGTLLATIGTGGQLFTPLAQPSHDPELRTHTFCHAAPGRWFIMGAMLSAGLCLRWLRDRVFGGLGLDYAAFSEAAAQAEPGAEGLVFLPYLLGERTPHMDPHARGVFFGLALRHERSHLVRAVMEGVAFALRDSLEIFRSIGISARQIIAAGGGAQSLVWQQVLADVLGASLAPVQTAEPAACGAAILAGLGTGVFPSLQEATARIARVGRMVGPIAENVARYDERYAFFRSLYPLLRDAFRQSPVGGPP